The Triticum dicoccoides isolate Atlit2015 ecotype Zavitan chromosome 6A, WEW_v2.0, whole genome shotgun sequence genome has a window encoding:
- the LOC119316084 gene encoding MEIOTIC F-BOX protein MOF-like — MGTPPAAAGGDRLSNLPDCLLHSVLSHLRSRQVVHTSLLSRRWRHLWRDVPCVDIHHRDFLLDEPEPEPSYNGPYDAAMYDAYRRARDERRGREITQRQDFEDFADSVLPLNAASPLDAYRLHLGGDVDLRRGMDRWIRRGLARRPAELRVACDYDHGAGGHHRSHKDPFFSFGIFSRTPTATSRLTRLSLSGLILFESFEEELRSQCPVLEDLHLVNCECHRRSWDDNANRICIASRSLKRLAIEGSSSEAARLCLTAPALVSLNVGMPVAVEEEMPSLAVASISCHAGVLGLLKSLRTARALELRWFTTWALVGEEPELFSEFHNLRTLVLTECQIGDGCQVLAHVLKSFPNLERIVLQDCMISGSCMRASHRGAPLHGCCQNLKSIQVKYEGHDVAHLPVAALRGIPKNAVKLHRGGQRPISPVEWLDWMQRIVSCSSHAIGLSQRYAAAASAVAPLSDSDEEHESTTRKHLASKKHARDIAFKARQRGHLT; from the exons ATGGGGACGCCACCTGCCGCTGCCGGCGGCGACCGGCTGAGCAACCTTCCGGACTGCCTCCTGCACAGCGTGCTGTCGCACCTCCGCTCCCGGCAGGTGGTGCACACCAGCCTGCTCTCGCGCCGGTGGAGGCACCTCTGGCGCGACGTGCCGTGCGTCGACATCCACCACCGCGACTTCCTCCTTGACGAACCGGAACCGGAGCCGTCCTACAACGGCCCTTACGACGCGGCCATGTACGACGCGTACAGACGAGCGCGGGACGAGAGAAGGGGCAGGGAGATCACGCAGCGACAAGACTTCGAGGACTTCGCCGACTCCGTCCTGCCCCTCAACGCCGCGTCGCCGCTCGACGCGTACCGGCTGCACCTCGGCGGCGACGTGGACCTCCGCAGGGGCATGGACCGGTGGATCCGCCGCGGCCTTGCGCGCCGCCCCGCCGAGCTCCGCGTCGCCTGCGACTACGATCATGGCGCTGGCGGCCATCACAGATCTCACAAAGATCCCTTCTTTTCCTTCGGCATCTTCAGCCGCACACCCACCGCCACCAGCCGTCTAACGAGGCTGTCCCTCTCCGGATTGATCCTTTTTGAGAGCTTCGAGGAGGAGCTGAGATCCCAGTGCCCTGTCCTGGAAGACCTGCACCTCGTCAACTGCGAGTGCCACCGGCGGTCCTGGGACGACAACGCCAACCGCATCTGCATCGCCTCCCGGTCGCTCAAGAGGTTGGCCATCGAGGGCAGTTCCAGCGAGGCGGCGCGACTGTGCCTCACCGCTCCTGCCCTTGTTTCCTTGAACGTCGGCATGCCGGTCGCCGTGGAAGAAGAGATGCCATCCCTCGCCGTGGCATCCATCTCGTGCCATGCCGGCGTACTCGGTCTCCTGAAATCCCTTCGAACTGCCAGAGCTTTGGAACTGCGGTGGTTCACCACATGG GCATTGGTTGGGGAGGAACCCGAACTATTCAGCGAGTTCCATAACCTGAGAACATTGGTCCTGACAGAATGTCAGATTGGGGATGGATGCCAGGTTCTGGCGCATGTGTTGAAGAGCTTCCCGAATCTGGAGAGAATCGTGCTGCAAGATTGCATG ATCTCGGGGAGTTGTATGAGGGCCAGTCACCGTGGCGCCCCACTCCACGGGTGCTGCCAGAACCTCAAATCGATACAAGTCAAATATGAAGGGCATGATGTCGCTCATCTGCCGGTTGCCGCGTTGAGGGGGATTCCAAAGAATGCGGTCAAGTTGCACCGCGGCGGCCAAAGACCTATCAGTCCCGTCGAGTGGCTCGACTGGATGCAGCGCATCGTCTCCTGCAGCAGCCATGCCATTGGCCTAAGCCAG CGATATGCGGCTGCTGCCTCTGCCGTCGCCCCTCTGTCAGACTCCGACGAAGAGCACGAGTCCACTACACGGAAGCACCTTGCCAGCAAGAAGCATGCGAGGGACATCGCCTTCAAGGCGCGCCAAAGGGGCCATCTAACCTGA